The genomic segment TTGCTGCTGCTGTTGCTGCCGCTGCTGAGCTACCCTCTGCTGCTCTTCATTACGCTGTTGCGCTTGCCTCTGCTCTTGCGCTCGCTGCTGCGCCTGCTGCTGGGTCGCTCGCTGTTGTTGTTGCTCCTGCCGCTGCTGTTGCTCTCTCTGCTGAGCCTGCTGCTGAACCGCTCTTTGCTGCTCCTGAGTGCGCTGCTGTGCTGCCCGCTGTTGCACCTGCTGCTGTTGCTCACCCTTACGTTGCTCAGCAGCCCGTTGCTGCTCCTGTCGCTGTTGCTGAGCTTTCTGCTGCTCCTGGTGTTGCTGCGCTGCTCGCTGCTGCTGCTGGTTCCGCTGCTCGGCAGCCCGTTGCTGTTCCTCGTTGCGCTGTTGCTCTTGATTGCGCTGTTGCACCGCTCTTTGCTGCTCGTTGTGCTGCTGCGCCGTCCTCTGCTGTTGTTGCTCCTTGTTGCGCTGCTGCTCGGCAGCCCGCTGTTGTTCCTGGTTCCGCTGCTGCGTCGCTCTCTGTTGCTCGTTGTGCTGTTGCGCGGTCCTTTGCTGTTCCTGGTTGCGCTGCTGCACCGCTCTTTGCTGCTGCGTTGCTTTCTGCTGCTCGGCGGCTCGTTGCTGTTCCTGCTCGCGCCGTTGATTGGCAGCATTGGCACCGTTGGGTTCGTTGCCACTCCCTCGCTCCGCTCGGTTGGCAGGCGGATGATACGGCGCTCCCGCCGCCTTGGCCGGCACCACAGCGCGACCGCGGAACTCCGCCGGACGGGCCGTTGCCGCTATCGGCGGCCTTCCCTGATTCCTCGAAGCTCTGAACTCGGGATTGGACCGTGCCATCGTGCGGTTCTGAATCTGCGGCTGCGCCGGAGGGAAGTGCCGCTCATGCATTACGCGTTCTTCCTGCGGAGTGGCGCGCATCATAACGCCGCCCTGGCCGCCGTTGTAGCTCACGCGGTTCTCGGTGCGGTTCACGATGACGGTCCTGTCCTCGTACACGTTGCGGACGTTCGTCACATTCACGTTCGTCACCGCGCGGTTGTAGTAGAAATGATCGTTTTCCCATCTGCCGCCTTCGTATCCACGGCCAGAGTACCCGTATCCATAATCGATGCCACCGTAGTAGCCGACCTCGTTTGCCCAATAGCCATCGTGGAACCGATAACCGTCGTTATCCCAGCCCCACCATGCGGGGGTCCACAAGAGGCCTCGCTGGGGCGCCATCACCCAGGTTCCGGGAACCCAGTAGTAGTCCTCGATGTCGGAGTCATAGGCCCAGTATCCAGGCACCCACATATAGCCCTCTCCGGGGCACGCGGGCTGCTCGTAAACGGGTAGCGCGGGAGGCGCGAAACTGACGCTGATCGAGAGCTGCGCTGCTGCGGGTCGCCACAGAAGCAATCCCAGCATCGCGCAAAACGTGATCCGTAGAATACTTTTCATAAATCGTTCCTTCTCGGGGAAATAATCAAGCCGGAATAAATCGGAACGATGAAGTATTTGGGGGCCCGCTCGCCCTATGGGATCAGCGCCGCCTCGCGAGCTGTCGCGGCATTAAGCTTCGATGGAGGAGCCGCGTAATGGAGTTGCCGCTTAGTCATTTTCGCCGTGCTCCAACGAATCCCTCGGCGCGTAATTCCATCTCATAGCAATGAGTTATCTGGTGCCGGCCCGGCGCGAAAGCCGCCGCTTCCTGAACCCTGTGCCTACGGAGGTAGGCGGCCTTTCCGTCATGTTCAAGATCGGCCCGGAGTTCTTTCTCGGCTCGAAAGCGCGCTCGCCAAAGCACCAGCTCGGCCCATTCAAGACTGATCCACGCATCTTCGACGAACTCACTCGCACCGGCCTGCGCGTCACCTGGTTCGGGCACGCGTCTTCACTGGTTGAACTCGATGGCATCCGCATCCTCATCGACCCCGTATGGGAAGAGCGCGCTTCACCAACAACCTGGTCCGGCCCAAAGCGATTCTTCGCGCCAACGCTGCCGCTTGAGCAGCTCCCGCCCATCGACGTAGTGCTGATCTCTCACGATCACTACGACCACCTCGGCGCCGGGACCATGCGCACGCTCGCGAACCTGCCTGCCACGCGCAGCGCACGCTGGATCGCCCCGCTCGGCGTCGGTTCCATCCTCGAAGAAATGGGCCTCGATCGCGCCCGCTGCAGGGAACTCGACTGGATGGACACCGTGCATGCGGGCCCCATCGCCATTACAGCTCTGCCCGCGCGCCACTTCTCCGGCCGCAGCCTCTTCAACCGAATGCAGACCCTCTGGGCCTCGTTCGCGCTCATCGGCCCCACCCGCCGTGTCTACTACGGAGCCGATTCCGGCGAGTGGTCCGGCTTCGAGGAGATCGGCGCGCGCTTCGGCCCCTTCGATCTCACGATGCTCGAGATCGGCGCGTCCAATCCGCTCTGGGCGCAGATCCACATGGGGCCCGAAGGCGCCGTGCGCAGCTTTCGCGCGCTCGGCAGCAGCGGACTGCTGATGCCCATTCACTGGGGCCTGTTTGACCTCGCCCTGCACCACTGGCGCCAGCCGATTGAATACATGTTTGCAGTGGAAAACCTGAAGCTGTGGTCGCCCGCACCCGGCCAACCAGCAGAGGTAATCAAGGGCGATGAACTCCGCTCTAACTGGTGGAAGCCAGAAGCCAGTAGCCCGTAGCTGGAAGTCGGTAGCGGTAGGGCTAAGGCTGCAGGCTATAAGCTACCGGCTGTTCTTCTCTATTTTGCCGCCAGAGCCCCCACCATCGACTCGAAGATCTTCCATCCATCCGCCGAGCCCAGCAGCGACTCGCTCGACCGGTCCGGATGCGGCATCATGCCCAGCACATTGCGGCCTTCATTGAGAATGCCGGCGATGTTGCCGAGCGACCCGTTCGGATTCGCCTCGGGCGTGATCTCGCCCTCGGGCGTCGCATACCGAAACGCAATCCGATCCTCCGCCTCAAGCCGGCGCAGTTCCTCAGGCGTGCAGAAGTAGTTGCCTTCCATGTGCCCGATGGGAATCTGCAGCACCTCGCCCTTCTGCAGCGTACCGGTGAACGCGCTGTTCGTCGTCTCGGTGCGCAGGTGCACCTGCTTGCAGATGTACTTCAGCCCGGCGTTGCGCATCAGCGCGCCCGGCAGCAGTCCGGCTTCGGTCAGAATCTGGAACCCGTTGCAGATGCCCAGCACCAGCCCGCCCTTGGCCGCGAACTTCTTCACCGACTCCATCACCGGCGAAAAGCGCGCAATCGCACCCGTCCGCAGGTAGTCGCCATAGGCAAAGCCGCCCGGCACCAGGATCGCGTCCACACCCTGCAAATCCGGCGAATCGTGCCACAAGAACGTGACCGGCTTATGCGCGATGCTCTCGATCACGTTGTAGGTATCGTGATCGCAGTTCGAACCCGGAAAGACCGTAACGCCGAATTTCATACCTTTAGGTTATCAGGATCGATGCCGCGATCTAAAGTTGGCCGATCAGGTCTTCCAGCAACATTGATCGCGCTCGCGCCACCTCAGACACGATGCCGTGCAGCGTGCCTTTCTTGAGTGGATCATGATTGGGCACCGAGACGGAGTGCTGCGGAGGCCCATCGTGACGAAGCCGGATATGACTGCCTCTTTGGCGGAGTACCTGGTATCCGAGGTGCTCGAGAACGCGAATCAGCCGTGAAGCCGAAACGTCCCCTGGTAATTTCATGCTGCCTCAAGAGGGACCAGTTCGTCCTTGATGAAGTGTAGTTGGACGATCTTCGGCTTTACGTCCTCATCTTCAAAATGCAGTGCAGTGACCTCGCGGACGTTGTCGCGCAGCTCGTCCCAGGTTTCAGCTTCAGTGAAGATGGCGTAGCCCAGCGCACGGGCCGTATAACCGCCTTCTTCCGCCTCGCGAACTTCGAAAATCACTTCCATGGCCATAGGATACGCGATTGCAAAAAGATCGCTCGACTATTCCATCAGCTTCCGCAGCGCCGCCGCATAATCATGCGGCAGATGCTGCTTCTGCATATTCTCGTCGCAGACCACGTGCGTAGTCTCGCCCTCAGCCAGCAGATGCGCGTGTTTGTCGTCCGCGTTCTTGCGCAGGATGCGATAGGCAAACTTCAGCACGGCTCCGCGCAGCAGTTCGGGGCGTGTCTCGATCAGAATTTCGTCGTCATACCGCGCGGGCGATCTGTAACGGCAGTTGGACTCTACCACCGGAAGGATCAGCTTGTGATCCTTCTCCATCTGGCTGTAGGCCAGGCCAAGCGAGCGCAGCAGCTCCACGCGGCCAATCTCGAACCACACCAGGTAATTGGCATAGTAGACAATGCCCATCTGGTCGGTTTCGGCGTAACGTACGCGAACGTGTGAGGTAACAGGCATAAGAGCAGGCAGTAGGGAGTAGCAAATAGGGAGCAGGGGTTTTCTAATCCCTATTCCCTAATGCCTAATCCCTGTCTTTCACGGGTGTACGTGATTAAACCACGGCAGTTTCGTCACGTCGTTGAAGATCACGAAAGCGAAGAACACTACCAGAACCACAAACGCAGCCTGGTAGATGCGTTCTTTCACGGCCATGCTGATGTCGTGGCGCAGCACGCTCTCAATCAGCAGCAGCAGAATCAGCCCGCCATCGAGAATGGGGAAGGGCATCAGGTTCAAAATGCCGAGATTGATGCTGATGGCCGCGGCCGTATAGAACTTCGGGAACCAGATGTCGGTCTCTGCGGCCTGGCCCGCCATGCGCGCAATGCCCACCGGCCCTGAGAGCTGCGACATCGCCACCTTGCGCGTGAACAGCCGCCCCAGCACTTCCACAATCAGCGTCGAGTTGTACTCGCAGAAGCTCTTCGACTTCGCCACTGCCACGCGAATCGGAACGGGCTGGCGGCGCATCGGCGGATTCACCGCCGCAAACCCCAGCCTCCAATTCGAATCAGGCTGCTTCTCCGGCGTAGCATTCAGCGTTATGTGCTGTCCGTTCCGCACCACTTCCAGCGCCATCGTCTTGCCCGCGTAGGCCTTCATATAGGCCAGCAGCGTGCCGACATAGTGGAACGGGTTGCCGTCCACCGATACGATCTGGTCGCCCGCCTTCAGCCCGGCCTTCTCCGCGGGAGTGCCCGGCTGGACCTCCTGCACCTGGATCGGCCCCTTCATCACCTGCGGCTCAATGCCGGCGTCGCTGAGGTCAACCGCGTACTCGCCCTTGGGCAGCGATGGAATCTGCAGTGAAAGATTGATCGGCGTGCCGTTGCGGTCCACCGTTACGGGAACAGTCTGGTTCACGTTCAACTGCGACTGGTTATCCACCTGGATCCAGTCAGGATTCTTCACGCCGTCGAAGCTCGTAATCAAGTCGCCGGTCTGGAAGCCGGCATGCGCCGCGCTTGAGTCGGGCGCAACCCACTCGATGTTCGCCGTCGTCACCTGGTGCTGCGGAACTTCGTTGATGAATCCGTAATAGAACACCATCAGCACGAAAGCCAAAATGAAGTTGGCCACCGGGCCTGCCACGCCGATCAGCATGCGCTGCCAGCGCGGATGATTGGTGAACGATCCGGGGTCGTAGTCAGGTCGGCTCGTATCCGGCGCATCGCCTGCCTGAATCTGGTCCGGCGTCTCTCCCGTCATCTTCACGTAGCCGCCCAGAGGCAGCAGGCAGACCTTGTAGTCGGTGTCGCCTCTCTTGATGCCGAACAGCCGCGGCCCAAAGCCGATGGAGAACGCCTCAACCCGCACGCCGCACAGCTTGGCAACGGCGAAATGTCCGAATTCATGGACCACCACCATGATCCCGATCAGGACAATGAAAGCGAAAACGGCGACTACAACTGTATGAAGATCCTGCATAGAAGAAAAACGTATCCTTTGGCGCCCCGGGAGGTTAGTTCAACAGCGCACGAGCTCTTTCCCGTGCCTGCCGGTCTTCGGCCAGGACCTCGGCAATGGTCGCCGGGTGCGTCTCCGGGGTGTCAGCGAGCACTCTTGCAATTGTATCTGCTATCCCGGTAAATGGGATGCGGCGGTCCAGGAAGGCCTCCACCGCAACCTCATCGGCGGCGTTCAGCGCGATGCAGTGCGCCCCGCCTTTTTCCGCGGCCTCAAACGCAAGCCGCAGGCAAGGGAACCGTTCAAAATCCGGCGGATCGAAGTCCAGGTGCCGCAGTGCCGCCAGATCGAACGTCAGGTTCGACGCCGGCCGCTCCGGATACGCCAGCGCGTACAGAATCGGCAGGCGCATGTCGGTCACCGAAATCTGCGCCAAAATCGACCCATCCACATACTCCACCAGCGAGTGCACCGTCGATTGCGGATGCACCGTGACGCGAACTTGGCTCGGAGGTACATCGAACAGCCTGCAGGCCTCGATCACCTCGAGCCCCTTGTTCAGCATCGTGGCGGAATCGATCGTGATCCGGCGTCCCATCACCCACGTTGGATGCTTCAGGGCCTGCTCCGGCGAAATGGACGCGAACGCCTCAATCGGAGTCTGCCGGAACGGCCCGCCCGAAGCCGTCAGCCAGATGTACCTCACTTCCTTGTGCTCGCCCACCCGCATGCACTGGTGCACCGCGTTGTGCTCGCTGTCGATCGGCAGAATCGGCACGTTCCCCGCCCGCGCAGCCGCCGTCAGGATCTCCCCGGCGGCAACCATGCACTCCTTATTGGCGAGCCCCACTGGCTTTCCGGCCAGGATCGCCGCGTGCGTCGCCTCCAGGCCGGCTACGCCGACGATAGCGGAAACCACAAAATCGGCGTCAGCATGCGTAGAGCAGGCGACCGTCCCTTCCGTGCCGTGTGCCACGTCAATGCCCGAAGCCCCCGCCTCGCGCAGCCGCGCCGCTAGCTGGTCCGCCAGCTCAGCGGTCGCCACTGAGACCACCTTCGGCCGCCAGTGCACCGCCTGCGCAAGCGCCTCATCGACGTTACGGCCTGCCGCCAGCGCCGTCACGCTGTAGCGCTCGGGAAACTGCTCAACGATGGAGAGCGTGCTTTGTCCAATGGAGCCGGTCGAGCCGAGAATCGCGAGTCGTTTCAATGCTTTGTTCGCTTCCAATCCGAGAAAGTGCTTCCCTCCATGATAAGGGCAGTCGCTGCGATCTGACCGCGGTCGGACCTCGGCGACTGCCGCTGCGCTGAACGGCGGCGGGCGCCCGTGCGCGTACACGGGCGCCGGGCTCTCTGTGTTGCTTTAGATCGCCTTTAGTTCCGCCACCGCATCCAGATACAGCGGAATTTCTTTGTTTAGATGATGTGCCGCATTCAGCACGACTTTGTGCGCGACCCCGAGCCGCGAATTCGCCCAGCCCAGCGGATCGAGCGCGCCGATAATCTGGACCTGCTTCTTGCCCACTTTGGGCAGAGCGCAAATGGCGCTAAGCAAAACGATCGTTACCTGATCCAGTTGCGTGATCGGAGCCTTCTCACAGAAGAGCTCGCCCAGTGCACCGCTGAGGACCATGTTGCCTTTACTGTGTCCAACCAGAAATTCCAGGTGCGGCAATCGCCCGTCACGCAGCAGAGCTTTCACTGATTGAATCGTTGGTCCGCCCCCAAGCGAGTCCACCGTCTCAATCATGGGCAGCAGACCGAGTCCGGCGACCAGCGAGGACAACCCGCGCCGGGTATTCTCCAGCGCGAACTCGAGCTGGTTGGTCTCGCGGAAATACAGCGCTCCACCCACGGCTTCGTTGAGCAGCTCACGGAGGCCGTATCCTGCAACCACCCCCGCAACCGGGATACCCCTGGCGATACAAACGTCCCGTGCAAGACCCACAGCTCCAAGAACGGAGCTGCCGACACCCGGTACACAAAGCCCTCGAACTTCTTCGCGCGCTCTCTCTCCGTCGTCCTTGCTCGGCGAAAGGAACTCGTAGACATCGGCAAAGAACTTCGGGTCTTTGCCTGGAGCCACGTAGACGATCGATCCCGCGATCACTGTCCCGGCCCGTTTTGCCCAGGCGTGAACGGCCTGTGCGTCCGTTTTGCTCACGTTGTAGAAATACTCGTCCGCCAGCTCGTTGAATGGGTACACCGAGGATTGAACGAGGTGCTTGAGAGTTTGCGTCCTCAATCCCGGCGGAGGAACGGACGGCTGTCCGTTCTGCGTTGGATCGGGCGGAGACGTAGATGGAAACGAAGGAGGATGGATGACTGATGCCATGATGGTCCCTCCATGTTGCGTTGTAGCCGCACCGCTTGCCGGTGCAGCCGGTTGCAAGCGCTGTGGCTTGCCGGAGGCGACGAGTGATGTGGAGACATTCTAAGCCCGAATTCGTGCGCGAATGCCCTTGAGCACAAGCGCCCGTGACGGCGGACACATCGGCCAGGTCATTTCCTGGTGCGCCAACCTCGTTGTTTAAAACGAATGGTGAATGAGCTGGACGTACCACAGTGTCGGCGCAGCCAGCAGCAGCGCATCGATGCGATCCAGCACGCCGCCGTGTCCCGGCAGAATCGTCCCTGAATCCTTCACGCCAGCCGAGCGCTTGAGCGCCGACTCAGCAAGATCGCCCACCTGCGCCACCACGTTCAGGAATGCCGACAGCACCAGCCAGTACCAAACCGGATCCTCAGAGAACGACAGCGCCATCGTGTTGAAGTGCGTACTCAGGTAGTCTGCCAGCGCGAGCAACAGGCCAGTCACAGCCACGCTGCCCACCACAGATGCCACCGCGCCCTCCCACGACTTGTTGGGGCTGATCGAAGGCGCCAGCTTGTGCCGTCCCCATGCACGCCCCACGTAAAGGGCAGTCGTATCTCCCGCCCAAACTGCGCAGAACAGAAACACCAGCAACGACGGCCCATTCGACTGCTGCTTCAACGCCGGCAAAGACACCAGCGTAAGACCCGTGTAGAGCAGCCCAAACACTGAGCTTGATGCGTCCGGCAGCACCCGGTTGATAGGGCTCAGGAACGTGCACCACAACAGCAGAAACAGCGACAGTATCCCGAGGGTAGGAGCCACCTGGTCCGGCCATCGATACGAAGCTACGAACAACGCCACAATGGCCACGCCCACAACGAGGCGCGGCGGATCGGCCCCGAGCTCCTTGGCCAGCCCCAGATATTCCCACCCGGCCAGCGCGGCCACAACCGCAGTGGCGGCCACAAAAAGCCATTGCCAGTGCGGCGGCAAAAACACAATCACGAAAACAATGGGGATAAGGACGGCGGCCGTGATAACTCGTTTCATTCTTGCGTTTGAGAATACAGCACCGGGGCAGGGCATTCGCCGCGGCTCACGGGCGCCTCAACCTCTGCCGAGTCTTGGGTCAAAATCGAACTTCGCGGGCTCAGCGATCTCGACCTTGTCGAAGTCGGGGTGCGCCGGGTTCAGCAGATAGTTCCACTCTTCCGGCACCACCACGCTCGGCACCCGAAACACTGCGCTACCGGCGCCCTTGATCCATTTGTCTCCGATCGCTTGCGTGCTGCGGGGCGGCGGATTTTCGCGCCAGTCGGACGGAATCTCGCCCGGCTCCAGTTTCCTCAGGAGCCGCTCATCGAACTCTACGCGACGCAGCACATAGCGCTTCAGAACCCGCGGCGAGTCCAGGTGCACCAGCATCTCCAGTGCCGCCAGTGCCCGCGACCCGGCGGTATACACCACGGCCACGCCCGCCGAATTCCACCGCCCGCCATAGAGCCGCGCGCCTTCTCCGCTGAACGCCTGGGCCGTATGGCGCTCATGCACAATCCGCCACCCGGAAAGCTTCAAGAAAAGACCCCGTGCTCAAGCCGCCCTAGCAGGTTCTCCACCTCGCGGGCTCCAATCTCCGTCCGCGCATAATCGAGCGGGCTCTGCCCGGCCAGTGCCTGCTTCGGTTCCCGCAGCCACTGCCGCGCCTCGCTGCTCTCCCAGTCAAACAGTGCCAGGGCCTTCTCCAGCAGGCGGGCCACTCGCACTACCCGCTCGGATTCGTCCGGGCTCAGCCGCCCCGCCGTCTTGCGCCGGGCCAGCGTGCGCGCCGGAATGCCCAGATGAGTCGCCAAATCCGGAAGCGCCAGCCCCAACCCCAACGACAGCGACTCCATTGCCCTGAGGGGCAAGCCCTGCTCAATCTCGCGAATCAGCCGATTGGTGTCGGTTGACCCCGCTCCCATCATCGATTCGGTGATAAATCCGCGTGCCGCGATCGCTCTACTCATAAGGAGCATCCTATCGCAGATTCATGCCAAATGGCAAATATATTGCGCCATTTGGCAGAACTGGGCAGACAGCTCAGGCGATCACTTCGGCCTCGGTCGGAACCTGCTCGCCCAGGTACTTCGTCACTGCCGTTTCAAGGTTGAAGTGCATGCCTTCGCGCCCCAACGCCTCGCCCAACGATGATCGCTGCACCACGGAAAGAACCTCGGGGTTCATGCCCACGAGCCAAAGGCGAACGCCGCCCTCCCGCGATTTCCTCTCCGCCTCACCCAGCATCTTGAGTGCCGTGTACTCGAGGTCGAAGATGGCGCGCATATCGAGAGCGACGACCCGGGGCTGTACTTCCTCGATTTCGTGCCGGACTTTGTGCGCCAATTGCTCTGCGTTCGCGAAGAAGATTCGTCCTTCGGGCCGCAGGATCAGCAGCCCCGGGAAGCTCTCATCTTCGGGGTGTTCATCGCTGCGCGGCCGGAAGATGTTTGTCCCAGGCTTGCGGCCCAGCCGGTACACATGTGGATTCGCAACCTGGTAGGCGAGCCCAATAATCGACGCGATGATCGCCACGATGATGCCTTTCAGCGTCCCCACCAGCATTACGCCCGCAAAGGCAATCAGGGCCCAGATGAACTCCGTGCGGCGCACCGCCAGAATCTCCTTGAACTCCTTCGGCTTGATCATGCTGACCGTATAAACAATGACAACCGAGGCCAGCGTGGCATTCGGCATCATGGCGATCAGCGGAGCCAGCAGCAGCATCGTCACCAGCGTCATGGCCGCGGTCACAAGCTCAGCCATCTGGCTTCGCGCTCCGGCAAGCCGATTCACAGCGGTCTGACTCGTTCCGCCTCCACCCGGCATTGCTCCCAGCAGCGCCCCGCCAGCGTTGGCAAGTCCAGTCGCGAACAGTTCCCGGTTCGCCTGCGGCATCGGCTCGTCGTTCGCAGCAAAGGCGCGTCCTGCCGCAATAGTCTCGGTAAAGCTCATCAACGCTATCCCGAGTGCACCCGGCCATAGTTGGCTGGCCATATCAAGCGACGGAGCCGTGAACGACGGAAGCCCCTTAGGAATATTCCCCACCACGCTTACGCCGTGCGCGGTCAGATGCAGGAAATAAGCGCACGCGATCCCGCCCCCCACCGCAATCAACGGCGCTGGAATCTTGGGCGTGTAGTGTTCCATGGCGATCAGCAGCGCAATAGTGATTACAGCAACGCTCAGCGTGATGGGATTCGTCTCCGCCACGCTGCGGATCGTTGCCAGCACGTTGTGCAGAAACGTCCCCTTTTCGATGTGGGTGCCGAATAGCTTCGGAGCCTGGTCCAGGATGATCACCACGCCGATACCCGCCTTGAATCCGATCAGCACCGGCTCGGAAATAAAATTCGCCACAAAGCCCAGCCGCAAAAAGCACGCCGCGACGAGCATTGCGCCCACCAGCAGCGTCAGCGTCGCGGCGGCGCGTAAAAGCGCGGCCTGATCTCCGCCCGGCGCAACCGCGCTCAGCTCTGCGGCGGTCAGAATCGCGATTGTGGATGACGTGCTGACGCTGAGCACGCGCGAGGTCCCAAGAATCGCATAGATGATCATCGGCACAAACGCCGTGTAGAGGCCGACCTGCAGCGGCAGCCCCGCCACGCTCGTATAGGCCATCGATTTGGGAATGACTACCGCCGCCGCCGTGAGTCCCGCAATGACATCGGGCCGCAGCCAGTCACTGCGATAGGAGGTCAGCCACTCCGGCAGACCGAAGCGGCCGCCTTGCTTTGCATCTGAAGACATGCGCACTCCTCACCGGACTCACATCGTCCGCGCCGAAGCCAAAGGTCACAGGAATCCAATTTGGAGAGAATGTCTCCGGCGCGCGCCTCCATGAACTAGGAGAAATGCCAGTTCAGCAAGCCGTCGTGCGTGTCTCTCAGCAGCCGGTCAGTCCCCGAGGCGATGTCACAGAAGCTGCATCTTTTGCCAGATGCTATTCGGAGAGCCCGAGGATAGATTCCGCGCCATGAAGACCCACAGTCGCACCTTGGCTGTTTCCTTGCTCTGTGTTGCCTTCGCTTGCCCTTTCTTCCCCCACCTGGACGCTCAGGAGAAAGCATCAGGCAGACAGCAAATTACGCCTCCAACGGAGACAAAGCTCTGGACGGGCGACATCGACGAGTTGCTGAAGAAGCGGGTCATCCGCATCGGCGTTCCATACTCCAAAACCTTCTACTACACGGTCAAAGGCGTGCAGTACGGAACCGCGTACGAAACCGGGAAGGAACTGGAGAAATATCTCAACAAGAAATATCCCCAGCCCACCAAGAACCTCAAGATCCTGGTGGTCCTGTTCGTATTGCCGCGCGATCATGCGGCGGACATGCTGCAGAAAGGCAAGATCGATATCCTGGCCGGCGCAATTTCTGTCACCGATCAGCGCAAGATGCTCGCCGACTTCTGCGACCCCATCTACACCGGCATCAACGAAGTAGTGGTCACCGCTCCCGGCGGCCCGCAAATTACATCCGCCGACGACCTCTCAGGCAAGACCGTCTCTGTCCGCAAAATATCCAGCTACTGGGAACACCTCGAGGCTCTCAATCAGCGCTTCAAGACCGAGGGCAAACCAGAGGTGAAGCTGCAGGTCGTCCCCGACGATCTCGGTGACGAAGATCTGCTCGAGATGGTCAACTCCGGCCTGTTGCCCATGACGGTTGTGAGCGACTGGACCGCGAAACTCTGGAGCAAACTGCTACCCAAGATAGTGGTGACTGATACGGCCATCAGCACCGGCGGCACAGTCGCCTGGGCCATACGCAAGGACTCTCCCAAGCTGATGGCTGACCTCAATCAGTTCTTCACCACTCACAAAGAGGGAACCGCATTCGGCCGCGAACTCGTCTCGCGATACGTGACAAGCGGCTACATGCTCAAGCAGGCCGTCTCTCCCTCGGCCATGAAGAACTTCGAGGCCACCTCCGCGCAGTTCCAGAAGTACGCAGCCGAATACGGCACCGATTACATGCTCATGATGGCGAAGGGCTATCAGGAGTCAGGGTTGAATCAGAACGTGAAGAGCCCGGTGGGCGCCATCGGCATCATGCAGCTCATGCCCGCCACCGGCAAATCGATGCAGGTGGGCGACATCACTCAGCAGGACGCCAACATCCACGCCGGCATCAAGTATTTCCGCCAGACCGAAGAGAAGTACTTCGGCAACGAACCTATGGATGAGCTGAACAAGGTGCTCTTCACCATGGCCGCATATAACTGCGGGCCGAACCGTGTGAAGCAGCTGCGGCAGGAGGCTTCGGACAAAGGCCTCGATCCCAACATCTGGATCAACAATGTGGAAGTAATCGCCGCGGCTCGGGTCGGCAACGAGACGGTCAGCTACGTCTCGAACATCTACAAGTACTACATCGCCTACAAGCTGCTCGCCGAGCAGGAGGAGCAGCGCAAAAAGGCCCGCGAGTCAATTGCGGAAACTCCCGGGGGCTTTTAGCTGACGGCGATTTTGTACTGCTCGGCCTCTTCGTCGGTGGCCAGCACGTTATCGCCAAGGCCGCCAAAGCGCCGTTCGCGCCGCTGGAAGTCGGCAATCGCCTCCAGCAAGTGGATCCCGCGGAAGTCGGGCCACAGGCGATCCGTGACAAAGATCTCTGTATAGGCGATCTGCCACAGAAGGTAGTTGGAGATTCGCATCTCCCCC from the Occallatibacter riparius genome contains:
- a CDS encoding MltF family protein, whose amino-acid sequence is MKTHSRTLAVSLLCVAFACPFFPHLDAQEKASGRQQITPPTETKLWTGDIDELLKKRVIRIGVPYSKTFYYTVKGVQYGTAYETGKELEKYLNKKYPQPTKNLKILVVLFVLPRDHAADMLQKGKIDILAGAISVTDQRKMLADFCDPIYTGINEVVVTAPGGPQITSADDLSGKTVSVRKISSYWEHLEALNQRFKTEGKPEVKLQVVPDDLGDEDLLEMVNSGLLPMTVVSDWTAKLWSKLLPKIVVTDTAISTGGTVAWAIRKDSPKLMADLNQFFTTHKEGTAFGRELVSRYVTSGYMLKQAVSPSAMKNFEATSAQFQKYAAEYGTDYMLMMAKGYQESGLNQNVKSPVGAIGIMQLMPATGKSMQVGDITQQDANIHAGIKYFRQTEEKYFGNEPMDELNKVLFTMAAYNCGPNRVKQLRQEASDKGLDPNIWINNVEVIAAARVGNETVSYVSNIYKYYIAYKLLAEQEEQRKKARESIAETPGGF